Proteins found in one Neomonachus schauinslandi chromosome 1, ASM220157v2, whole genome shotgun sequence genomic segment:
- the UBL5 gene encoding ubiquitin-like protein 5, producing MIEVVCNDRLGKKVRVKCNTDDTIGDLKKLIAAQTGTRWNKIVLKKWYTIFKDHVSLGDYEIHDGMNLELYYQ from the exons ATGATCGAGGTTGTTTGCAACGACCGTCTAGGGAAGAAGGTCCGCGTTAAGTGCAA CACTGATGACACCATCGGGGACCTTAAGAAGCTGATCGCAGCCCAAACTGGCACCCGTTGGAACAAGATCGTCCTGAAGAAGTG GTACACGATTTTTAAGGACCATGTGTCTCTGGGGGACT ATGAAATCCATGATGGGATGAACCTGGAGCTTTATTACCAATAG